In the genome of Vicia villosa cultivar HV-30 ecotype Madison, WI linkage group LG7, Vvil1.0, whole genome shotgun sequence, one region contains:
- the LOC131618413 gene encoding probable calcium-binding protein CML23 — protein MFQHFTTCFPFLHNTKPLFNKPKTQSNNKLSSTSDISISSFIHNEVSGQFRQVFKLIDTNNDGKISTTELTQLLSCLGYNTYTAAKEAESMIRVLDFNGDGFVDIDEFMFVMREENYGKGKECDVDEYLMDAFLVFDSDKNGLISPKELRRVLVNLGCENCSLRECKRMIKGVDKNGDGFVDFEEFKSMMKIGLQI, from the coding sequence ATGTTCCAACATTTCACTACTTGTTTTCCCTTCCTTCACAACACCAAACCTCTCTTCAACAAACCAAAAACACAATCCAACAACAAACTATCTTCCACTTCCGACATATCAATCTCATCATTCATCCACAACGAAGTCTCCGGCCAATTCAGACAAGTTTTCAAACTCATAGACACAAACAACGACGGAAAGATCTCAACAACCGAACTCACTCAACTCCTTTCATGTCTAGGATACAACACCTACACAGCCGCCAAAGAAGCCGAAAGCATGATACGAGTTTTGGACTTCAATGGAGATGGATTTGTAGACATTGATGAGTTCATGTTTGTGATGAGAGAAGAGAATTATGGCAAAGGAAAAGAGTGTGATGTTGATGAGTATTTAATGGATGCTTTTCTTGTGTTTGATAGTGATAAGAATGGATTGATATCACCTAAGGAGTTGAGGAGAGTTTTGGTTAATCTTGGATGTGAGAATTGTAGTTTGAGGGAGTGTAAACGGATGATTAAAGGGGTTGATAAAAATGGAGATGGGTTTGTTGATTTTGAAGAGTTTAAATCTATGATGAAAATTGGACTTCAAATTTAG
- the LOC131618414 gene encoding uncharacterized protein LOC131618414: MIKEFIQHQTLVTFGIIDDRQDRLRHDKVAQHASVRRERSQASHASIGSNSFVTSSPLIAEASTSKASTSRESTYRAHASLATSSCRRQVLPTNAQETPEAPQEASEASTPEVLQGFGGGPSDLSLLPLYPDHTAIHVWDGEVNHEN; the protein is encoded by the exons ATGATCAAAGAGTTCATTCAACATCAAACTCTAGTCACATTtg GCATTATTGATGATAGGCAAGATAGATTAAGGCACGACAAAGTTGCGCAGCATGCATCGGTTCGGAGAGAAAGATCCCAAGCCTCTCATGCATCTATTGGTTCTAACTCGTTCGTTACTTCTAGCCCGCTCATTGCAGAGGCGTCAACTTCTAAAGCGTCAACTTCTAGGGAGTCGACATATAGGGCTCATGCATCTCTGGCTACGTCATCGTGTAGGAGACAAGTGTTACCTACTAATGCACAAGAGACACCTGAGGCTCCGCAGGAGGCATCTGAGGCCTCGACACCCGAGGTCCTGCAGGGTTTTGGAGGAGGACCGTCTGACTTATCATTATTGCCTTTATACCCTGACCATACTGCCATACATGTTTGGGACGGAGAGGTAAAccatgaaaattaa